A stretch of Carya illinoinensis cultivar Pawnee chromosome 14, C.illinoinensisPawnee_v1, whole genome shotgun sequence DNA encodes these proteins:
- the LOC122294024 gene encoding acyl-CoA--sterol O-acyltransferase 1-like, whose product MEGEINKFIEVWISVFVCLSYCYAISHIVSKGLIRLLCILPILCVFLFLPLYIHSIHLGSISAFFISWLANFKLLLFAFGQGPLCSDPSISLGRFVSVGCFPIKIQQKTPPKPFIQIPSDTPNQTDSSPPIMSNPNDHNKENPISNKSEDSHVFPIKHAVIGILLAIMIRVYGYSEHIHPKVILLLYCFHIYFLLEIILAEATALAQALLGVELEPQFNEPYFTTSLQDFWGRRWNLMVTNILRMTVYNPTRHAATSVIRRKWAPLPAILTTFLVSGLMHELVFYCMGRLRPTWEVTWFFILHGGCLMVEIVLKKFFSSRWRLPWLISGSLTVGFVIVTSFWLFFPQFLRFKADERAFQEYAALGEFWKNVTRRILQVFLR is encoded by the coding sequence ACTGCTTTGTATACTCCCAATCTTATGcgtctttctctttcttcctctctatATCCATTCGATACATCTTGGATCCATATCTGCATTTTTCATTTCATGGCTTGCCAATTTCAAGCTCTTACTCTTTGCTTTTGGTCAAGGTCCTCTGTGTTCTGACCCATCAATCTCTCTGGGGCGCTTTGTGTCTGTTGGTTGTTTTCCCATCAAGATCCAACAAAAAACACCTCCAAAACCATTCATACAGATACCCAGTGATACCCCAAATCAAACAGACTCTTCTCCACCAATAATGTCAAATCCTAATGACCACAACAAAGAAAACCCCATTTCCAACAAGTCTGAAGATAGCCATGTATTCCCCATAAAGCATGCAGTAATCGGCATCCTTTTGGCCATTATGATACGCGTGTATGGCTATAGTGAGCATATCCATCCAAAGGTCATATTGCTTCTCTACTGCTTTCATATTTATTTCCTCCTTGAAATCATCCTAGCTGAGGCGACAGCCCTGGCTCAAGCCTTGTTAGGAGTGGAATTGGAGCCACAGTTCAATGAGCCTTACTTCACGACCTCACTACAAGACTTCTGGGGCAGGAGGTGGAACCTCATGGTCACCAACATCCTACGAATGACCGTATACAACCCCACCCGCCATGCTGCTACAAGTGTCATCAGACGCAAGTGGGCCCCACTCCCAGCCATCTTAACCACATTCTTGGTGTCAGGGCTCATGCATGAGCTCGTGTTCTACTGCATGGGGCGCTTGAGGCCAACTTGGGAGGTCACTTGGTTCTTCATCCTCCATGGTGGTTGTTTAATGGTTGAGATTGTCTTGAAGAAATTTTTCTCCAGCAGGTGGCGGTTGCCTTGGCTGATCTCAGGGTCCTTGACCGTCGGGTTTGTTATAGTCACCAGTTTTTGGCTGTTCTTTCCGCAGTTCCTCCGGTTCAAGGCTGACGAGAGGGCATTTCAAGAGTACGCTGCCTTGGGTGAATTTTGGAAGAATGTCACTCGTAGAATCCTTCAagtttttttaagataa
- the LOC122294683 gene encoding structure-specific endonuclease subunit slx1 isoform X1, whose protein sequence is MVRLLSRTFRSLKHPFPDPNRSKSSSSTSQSSSSSSPTPRVSLDRLSSRSWCVYLILSTNAPIKTYVGVTTDFNRRLKQHNGELRGGAKASRAGRPWICACIIQGYKDQSEACEFESKWKRFSRKLPRRRENKEIPKHLDETSLHLLQHRQAALNRVKGLFDCRHLEIDWQLNPY, encoded by the exons ATGGTGAGGCTGCTGTCTAGGACATTCCGATCTCTTAAACACCCATTCCCTGATCCTAACCGATCAAAATCATCGTCATCAACATCACAATCAAGCTCATCATCATCGCCAACACCAAGAGTATCTCTAGATAGATTGAGCTCAAGATCATGGTGCGTATACCTCATTCTCTCCACCAACGCCCCCATCAAAACCTACGTTGGGGTCACCACTGATTTCAATCGTCG TCTCAAACAACATAATGGTGAACTTAGAGGTGGTGCAAAAGCATCTCGGGCAGGAAGGCCATGGATATGTGCATGCATTATCCAGGGTTATAAGGATCAAAGCGAAG CTTGTGAGTTTGAATCAAAATGGAAAAGATTTTCAAGGAAATTGCCACGCAGAagggaaaacaaagaaattcCAAAGCATTTGGATGAGACCTCACTTCACTTGTTGCAGCATAGGCAAGCAGCTCTGAATAGAGTTAAAGGTTTGTTTGATTGCCGTCACCTAGAAATTGACTGGCAATTGAATCCTTACTGA
- the LOC122294683 gene encoding structure-specific endonuclease subunit SLX1 isoform X2, translating into MVRLLSRTFRSLKHPFPDPNRSKSSSSTSQSSSSSSPTPRVSLDRLSSRSWCVYLILSTNAPIKTYVGVTTDFNRRLKQHNGELRGGAKASRAGRPWICACIIQGYKDQSEGISLCRKQVANSLL; encoded by the exons ATGGTGAGGCTGCTGTCTAGGACATTCCGATCTCTTAAACACCCATTCCCTGATCCTAACCGATCAAAATCATCGTCATCAACATCACAATCAAGCTCATCATCATCGCCAACACCAAGAGTATCTCTAGATAGATTGAGCTCAAGATCATGGTGCGTATACCTCATTCTCTCCACCAACGCCCCCATCAAAACCTACGTTGGGGTCACCACTGATTTCAATCGTCG TCTCAAACAACATAATGGTGAACTTAGAGGTGGTGCAAAAGCATCTCGGGCAGGAAGGCCATGGATATGTGCATGCATTATCCAGGGTTATAAGGATCAAAGCGAAGGTATCTCACTTTGCAGAAAGCAAGTAGCTAACAGTCT CTTGTGA
- the LOC122294682 gene encoding pheophytinase, chloroplastic-like yields MEILSYNFAPLSRDVNLRLGLVLKSSNSRHSKLNFRKYKFLCTKIDSKCGSLRLCNLDRSFVKKLSNQGSSSSLNILQGFRNVELKVLSGGYDGYVIGGEDDARDISEKGESGTKVVIPNLPDESDGESTAPISSCFWEWKPKFKVHYEKAGCENVNSPKVLFLPGFGVGSFHYEKQLKDLGRDCRVWAIDFLGQGMSLPVEDPTPSSSEGDDTSERKDHAWGFGDETKPWASDLVYSIDLWQDQVQYFIEEVIGEPVYIVGNSLGGFVALYFAACCPHLVKGVTLVNATPFWGFLPNPIRSPQLARLFPWAGTFPLPSIVRKLTELIWQKLSDPRSIAEVLKQVYADHSTNVDKVFSRIVEITQHPAAAASFASIMFAPQGKLSFREALLRSHMNNVPICLMYGKEDPWVRPFWGLQVKRQVPEVPYYQISPAGHCPHDEVPEVVNYLLRGWIKNLETQGSVSLPLLDDRENALCNIDRDLEFVRDGSRKSVRVRFFGSKFSLWNRIISFIRFPFGKS; encoded by the exons ATGGAAATTCTCTCGTACAACTTTGCACCACTCTCTCGTGATGTAAATTTAAGACTGGGATTGGTTCTGAAAAGCTCAAATTCACGTCATTCAAAGCTCAACttcagaaaatataaatttttgtgcACTAAAATTGATTCCAAATGTGGCTCTTTGAGATTATGCAATTTGGATCGGTCTTTTGTAAAGAAGCTCAGCAACCAGGGCAGCTCTAGTTCACTAAATATTCTTCAAGGCTTTAGAAATGTTGAATTGAAGGTCCTGAGTGGAGGATACGATGGTTATGTGATTGGTGGGGAAGACGATGCTAGAGATATTTCAGAAAAGGGGGAGTCAGGGACTAAGGTTGTAATTCCAAACTTGCCTGATGAATCCGACGGTGAATCTACTGCTCCAATCAGTAGTTGTTTCTGGGAATGGAAGCCTAAATTCAAAGTACATTATGAGAAAGCAGGGTGTGAAAATGTGAATTCCCCAAAGGTGCTCTTTCTTCCTGGTTTTGGTGTTGGTTCTTTTCATTATGAGAAACAACTAAAGGATTTAGGACGTGATTGTAGAGTTTGGGCAATTGATTTTCTTGGGCAAGGCATGTCATTGCCTGTGGAAGATCCTACTCCTAGTTCTAGTGAAGGAGATGATACATCAGAGAGGAAAGATCATGCCTGGGGCTTTGGCGATGAAACCAAACCATGGGCAAGTGATCTTGTTTACTCTATTGATTTATGGCAGGATCAAGTTCAATATTTCATAGAAGAG GTTATTGGTGAACCAGTCTATATCGTTGGAAACTCACTAGGAGGATTTGTAGCCCTATACTTTGCAGCATGCTGTCCTCATTTGGTGAAAGGTGTAACATTGGTTAATGCAACCCCTTTTTGGGGATTTCTACCGAACCCCATAAGATCTCCTCAACTAGCAAGACTATTTCCATGGGCCGGAACATTTCCCCTGCCTTCCATTGTGAGAAAGCTCACAGAacttat TTGGCAAAAATTAAGTGATCCTAGGAGTATTGCAGAAGTACTCAAGCAAGTTTATGCAGATCATTCAACAAATGTTGACAAGGTGTTTTCTCGTATAGTTGAGATAACACAGCATCCAGCTGCTGCTGCATCATTTGCCTCAATCATGTTTGCTCCTCAGGGAAAATTATCTTTTAGGGAAGCTTTATTAAG ATCTCACATGAACAATGTACCAATCTGCCTCATGTATGGAAAAGAAGACCCCTGGGTGAGACCTTTCTGGGGGCTTCAGGTGAAACGGCAGGTGCCTGAAGTTCCATATTATCAGATCAGCCCAGCTGGTCATTGTCCTCATGATGAAGTTCCCGAG gttgtgaattatttattgcGGGGGTGGATAAAAAATCTAGAAACCCAGGGTTCAGTTTCATTACCTCTGCTTGATGATAGAGAAAATGCCCTGTGCAATATTGACAGGGACTTGGAATTTGTGAGGGATGGATCAAGAAAATCAGTGAGGGTGCGTTTCTTTGGATCTAAATTCTCACTTTGGAACAGGATAATCTCTTTTATCAGATTTCCCTTTGGGAAATCATGA